The following are from one region of the Chloroflexota bacterium genome:
- a CDS encoding glycosyltransferase family 4 protein encodes MRVLHDYAHWLDGWAEVQIATTDLNHDYRRLRQAHYSCDPGTVRRHRLILPRLGRRAVYLVPPTLLLDVATRIGRWRGPAVLHTCDVRGILPLYAIALKRTFGHRLLHIHSAFGMLHEKPSPWRKLYDAGFGRAFFRAVDVGLAQNAHEERVYCTAAHRWNAACRVEVLPLHAAYPDPSHFLEERKRPAIRAGMRQKYGIPGDAAVFVFVGRFHEAKGIGRLIDAYSEFKRRRAGSSVLLIVGRDHGYEREMSAKIAASGVADSIRVLRDIYDERFELYYLADAFVGFPTIFEETMLAAVEALASGTPPIVSEEADMPGVAEAAAGYVLRFRIDDVVDAMANVVEDAAGYGQRARRLAVQRFAPGSVAANLRWIIHAGLAAVGEQPTHRASL; translated from the coding sequence GTGCGTGTCTTGCATGACTACGCGCACTGGCTCGACGGGTGGGCCGAAGTCCAGATCGCGACGACGGACCTCAACCACGATTACCGCCGTCTCAGACAGGCCCACTACTCCTGCGACCCCGGCACCGTTCGGCGTCATCGGCTCATCTTGCCCCGTCTTGGCAGACGTGCAGTCTACCTGGTCCCACCCACGCTGCTGCTAGACGTGGCGACCCGGATCGGCCGCTGGCGAGGGCCGGCCGTGCTCCACACGTGCGACGTGCGCGGGATCTTGCCACTTTATGCCATCGCGCTGAAGCGCACTTTCGGGCATCGGCTCCTCCACATCCACTCCGCCTTCGGCATGCTCCATGAGAAGCCCTCTCCCTGGCGGAAACTCTACGACGCGGGCTTCGGCCGCGCGTTCTTCCGCGCGGTCGACGTCGGACTCGCTCAGAACGCGCACGAGGAGCGCGTCTACTGCACCGCCGCACATCGATGGAACGCCGCCTGCCGTGTAGAGGTGCTTCCGCTCCACGCGGCTTACCCGGACCCCAGCCACTTCCTAGAGGAGAGAAAACGGCCCGCCATTCGGGCAGGGATGCGCCAAAAGTACGGTATACCGGGAGACGCGGCCGTCTTCGTGTTCGTCGGCCGGTTCCATGAGGCGAAGGGTATAGGGCGCTTGATCGACGCCTACTCGGAGTTCAAGCGACGTCGGGCCGGATCTAGCGTGCTCCTCATCGTCGGTCGCGATCACGGCTACGAACGGGAAATGTCGGCCAAGATTGCCGCGAGCGGCGTGGCGGATTCAATCAGAGTCCTACGGGACATCTACGACGAGCGGTTCGAGTTGTATTACCTGGCGGATGCCTTCGTGGGATTCCCCACCATCTTCGAGGAGACGATGCTGGCGGCCGTCGAGGCGCTAGCCTCCGGCACTCCGCCGATCGTGTCCGAGGAGGCGGACATGCCGGGCGTGGCGGAGGCCGCGGCGGGATACGTCTTGCGTTTCCGGATCGATGACGTCGTCGATGCGATGGCGAACGTAGTCGAAGATGCCGCTGGCTACGGACAGCGTGCGCGCCGGCTCGCCGTTCAGCGCTTCGCTCCGGGCTCTGTTGCCGCCAACCTACGGTGGATCATCCACGCCGGTTTGGCCGCCGTAGGGGAGCAACCAACCCATCGAGCATCTTTGTAG
- a CDS encoding glycosyltransferase family 4 protein — translation MRPRVFFIQPQLTEYRMGLYEGLARRCDLTVLYSPPESARGFGSLRPRPVKGLTYQEIRTFRPVGKRIGLLQAGAVWEVIRRRPDAIIIFGNPWYASFWLTLLVGRLLGIAVLVHGHGLFKHPEAGRVRRWTYRVILVLAARYICYADIVRQSLEDVGLPSRKLAVADNSQQNSHPVPPVEKKGNEPGVLFVGRLRSGSGVGQLVRAVERLRENGHPVTLHVIGDGEELEVLSALARDRPWVVLHGAVYDDATVADISRSCALGCYPGRAGLSVVHLMSLSLPPVVASNLAWHQGPEPSYVVDGWNGYLFDPANPDGVFEALARAFSNRATLHRTQVNAFETYQRLTSPPLAERIWSIVATSLSETAQDTGRSA, via the coding sequence GTGCGCCCGCGCGTTTTCTTCATTCAGCCGCAACTGACCGAATACCGTATGGGTCTCTACGAAGGGCTCGCTCGGCGGTGCGACCTCACCGTCCTGTACTCGCCTCCAGAAAGCGCGCGAGGCTTTGGGTCGCTTCGGCCGCGCCCGGTGAAGGGGTTAACCTACCAAGAGATCAGGACGTTCCGACCTGTCGGAAAGCGCATCGGGTTGCTGCAGGCCGGCGCTGTCTGGGAGGTCATCCGGCGGCGACCGGACGCCATCATCATCTTCGGCAACCCGTGGTACGCGAGCTTCTGGCTCACGTTGTTGGTCGGCCGATTGTTAGGTATCGCTGTTCTCGTGCATGGTCACGGCCTCTTCAAGCATCCCGAGGCTGGCCGGGTTCGTCGGTGGACGTATCGCGTCATCCTGGTCCTGGCGGCCAGGTACATCTGCTACGCCGACATCGTCCGGCAGAGCCTTGAGGACGTGGGGCTACCGAGCAGGAAGCTGGCCGTCGCTGACAACTCACAGCAGAACTCCCATCCCGTTCCTCCGGTCGAAAAAAAGGGCAATGAACCGGGAGTGCTTTTTGTCGGGCGGCTGCGTTCAGGTTCTGGCGTCGGTCAGCTCGTTCGAGCGGTGGAGCGGCTGCGCGAAAACGGACACCCGGTCACCTTGCACGTAATCGGTGACGGGGAAGAGCTCGAGGTGCTCAGCGCGCTCGCGAGGGACAGACCGTGGGTGGTACTGCACGGCGCGGTCTACGACGACGCAACCGTGGCGGACATATCGCGCTCATGTGCCCTTGGATGTTATCCTGGCCGCGCCGGGCTGAGTGTCGTACACCTCATGTCACTCAGTCTGCCCCCGGTCGTCGCATCGAACCTGGCTTGGCATCAGGGCCCCGAGCCGAGCTACGTCGTCGACGGGTGGAACGGCTACCTATTCGATCCAGCCAACCCCGATGGCGTGTTCGAGGCCCTCGCCCGTGCATTCAGCAACCGCGCCACCCTCCATAGGACCCAGGTGAACGCGTTCGAGACATACCAGCGGCTGACCTCGCCTCCGCTCGCAGAGCGAATCTGGTCGATCGTCGCAACTTCGTTATCCGAAACGGCTCAGGACACCGGACGGTCCGCATGA